Proteins encoded in a region of the Nicotiana tomentosiformis chromosome 9, ASM39032v3, whole genome shotgun sequence genome:
- the LOC104092788 gene encoding acidic leucine-rich nuclear phosphoprotein 32-related protein, translating into MAIIDDEREFEEATVHDEVEELDKNEEVDAEDDDEDDDDDGDEDAEDDEKEVIQSSGGGPQVLSVDDDEDDEDDEDDEDDEDDEGDSDDDDDDGDDDDDDEEEGEEDEGDLGTEYLVRPVARAEDEEDASDFEPEENGEEDAFEEEEEEDDDEDTSGKVEAPPKRKRSGKDDSDDDGGEDDERPSKR; encoded by the exons ATGGCTATTATCGACGATGAGCGAGAGTTTGAGGAAGCAACAGTTCACGACGAGGTCGAAGAGCTTGACAAAAACGAGGAAGTGGACGCCGAGGACGATGATGAGGACGACGATGATGACGGCGACGAGGACGCCGAGGATGATGAGAAAGAGGTCATACAGAGCTCGGGTGGTGGTCCACAAGTTCTCTCTGTAGATGACGATGAGGATGACGAGGACGATGAAGACGACGAGGATGATGAGGACGATGAAGGTGATAGTGACGACGACGATGACGATGGTGATGACGATGATGACGACGAGGAGgaaggtgaagaagatgag GGGGATCTGGGCACAGAGTATCTTGTTAGGCCAGTGGCCCGTGCTGAGGATGAAGAAGATGCTAGTGATTTTGAACCAGAAGAAAATGGTGAGGAAGATGCATTtgaggaggaagaggaagaggatgaTGATGAAGACACTAGTGGAAAGGTAGAGGCGCCACCAAAGAGGAAGAGATCAGGCAAAGATGACTCTGATGACGACGGTGGAGAGGATGATGAAAGACCATCTAAACGATAG